From Pseudoalteromonas viridis, the proteins below share one genomic window:
- a CDS encoding DUF523 domain-containing protein, which translates to MEKVLVSACLLGNKVRYNASCLSIPESDLHWLQSNMKLVVLCPEVSAGLPTPRAPAEIIAGQGQDVLNGFARVVESTGVDVTTPFIKGAENALLLCQQQQIKYAVLAQGSPSCGSTQIYDGTFSGVKINGSGVTAALLARSGIKVFSQHTLAQLRDLLRKNG; encoded by the coding sequence ATGGAAAAAGTACTCGTTAGCGCCTGCCTGCTTGGTAACAAAGTTCGCTACAATGCTAGCTGTTTGTCGATCCCCGAATCTGATCTACATTGGCTGCAATCCAATATGAAGCTGGTTGTGCTTTGTCCTGAAGTATCGGCAGGCTTACCCACGCCCAGGGCCCCGGCTGAGATCATCGCTGGGCAAGGCCAGGATGTGCTCAACGGCTTTGCCAGAGTCGTTGAAAGTACGGGCGTTGATGTCACCACACCATTTATTAAAGGAGCAGAAAACGCATTACTGCTGTGTCAGCAACAGCAAATAAAATATGCGGTACTTGCCCAGGGAAGCCCTTCATGCGGCAGTACACAAATTTACGACGGCACATTCAGTGGGGTCAAAATCAATGGTTCAGGGGTCACCGCAGCATTACTGGCGCGCAGCGGAATTAAAGTGTTCAGCCAACACACCCTAGCTCAGCTACGAGATTTACTGCGAAAAAATGGATAA
- a CDS encoding spondin domain-containing protein has product MSTANTSLCALILFTLTACGGGGGGETTQANTSNNTSGETSAETSSADTSSNTSTDTSTNTNTDTNTDTSTDTATNEQAEDTATYQLTFTRTWEADNFATNFPANSHFSPLVGLTHNADGFIFKPDLTASAGMISMAETGSKSQLKDEISAIQNAGHSNYLIDESGVPNSAKSISFTFEASQQFPLLSVVSMVAPSPDWFIGLQGVPLFTDNQWLDSQTIQLKVYDAGSDSGSRFGSANQATSPAEPVMLLTSDPADSDFAAGVHRESGAYIGMIEIKRMQ; this is encoded by the coding sequence ATGAGCACAGCTAACACATCACTTTGCGCACTTATTCTGTTTACGTTGACGGCCTGCGGCGGCGGAGGCGGAGGGGAGACAACTCAGGCGAATACCAGCAACAACACAAGCGGTGAAACAAGTGCAGAGACATCCAGCGCTGATACAAGTTCGAATACCAGCACTGACACAAGTACGAATACCAACACTGACACAAATACAGATACCAGCACTGATACAGCAACCAACGAGCAGGCTGAGGACACTGCCACCTATCAGCTGACCTTTACCCGCACCTGGGAAGCCGACAACTTTGCCACTAACTTCCCGGCGAACTCGCACTTCTCTCCCCTGGTTGGACTCACTCACAATGCAGACGGCTTCATCTTTAAACCCGACCTCACCGCCTCTGCAGGCATGATCAGCATGGCCGAAACGGGCTCCAAGTCCCAGCTCAAAGACGAGATCAGCGCCATCCAAAATGCCGGTCATTCAAATTACCTGATTGACGAATCGGGTGTCCCAAACAGCGCCAAAAGCATTTCCTTTACTTTCGAAGCCAGTCAGCAATTTCCGCTGCTGAGTGTGGTGTCTATGGTTGCGCCCAGCCCTGACTGGTTTATCGGTCTTCAAGGCGTGCCTTTGTTTACAGACAATCAGTGGCTGGACAGTCAAACCATTCAGCTCAAGGTTTACGATGCCGGCAGTGACAGCGGGTCACGCTTTGGCTCGGCTAACCAGGCTACCAGCCCCGCAGAGCCGGTAATGCTGCTCACCAGTGACCCCGCTGACAGCGATTTTGCGGCAGGTGTGCACCGCGAGTCTGGTGCCTACATAGGTATGATTGAAATCAAGCGTATGCAATAG
- a CDS encoding class I SAM-dependent methyltransferase, translating to MKPKEIGKAYNQITHLWEREEFDMTNGIAQHQRAISFVKHRGNALDIGCGCTGRFIELLVNAGFKPTGLDISEEMLALARRKHPDISFMQGDICTYMLPLKYDFITAWDSIWHVPLSEQKQVIAKIINSLNPGGVFIFSFGGTTQAGCHTNNAMGPEVYYSSLGVSGFLQVLLDMGCIIRHLEFDQYPEVHTYLVVEKA from the coding sequence ATGAAACCGAAAGAAATAGGAAAAGCCTACAATCAAATTACCCACCTCTGGGAGCGTGAGGAGTTTGATATGACCAATGGCATTGCACAACACCAGAGGGCGATTAGTTTTGTTAAACATCGCGGCAACGCGCTGGATATTGGCTGCGGTTGCACAGGTCGTTTTATCGAGTTACTGGTCAATGCAGGCTTTAAGCCAACTGGTTTAGATATTTCAGAAGAAATGCTCGCTCTGGCAAGGCGTAAGCATCCAGATATTTCTTTTATGCAGGGTGATATTTGCACCTACATGTTGCCACTTAAATATGATTTTATAACAGCATGGGACAGCATCTGGCATGTACCTTTGTCGGAGCAGAAGCAGGTGATCGCTAAGATCATCAACAGTCTCAACCCTGGAGGCGTGTTTATATTTTCATTTGGTGGCACAACACAAGCAGGTTGCCATACAAATAATGCTATGGGGCCAGAGGTTTACTATTCGTCTCTTGGCGTCTCTGGATTTTTACAAGTACTCTTAGATATGGGCTGTATTATTAGACATTTAGAGTTCGACCAATACCCAGAGGTTCACACTTATCTGGTCGTCGAAAAAGCCTGA
- a CDS encoding ExbD/TolR family protein, translating to MIKTAHQRIPSDVTVDMNPMLDIVFILLIFFIVTASFMRETALPLNRTDQAVTAVVPNLTPVFSIDAKNQVYLNNRQIDLDSVSINVARLGAQGEITSISLRAHPNSQHATLVSVLDAIKAQTSAPVSLGETLK from the coding sequence ATGATAAAAACTGCACATCAACGTATACCTTCTGACGTCACAGTCGATATGAACCCCATGCTGGATATTGTATTTATTTTGCTGATATTTTTTATTGTCACGGCCAGCTTTATGCGAGAAACCGCGCTGCCGCTCAACCGAACCGATCAAGCTGTGACTGCGGTTGTGCCTAACCTGACACCGGTATTTTCAATCGATGCCAAAAATCAGGTCTACCTGAACAATCGGCAAATCGATCTCGACAGTGTGAGTATTAACGTCGCCCGCCTGGGTGCACAGGGAGAGATCACCAGTATTAGTCTGCGTGCTCACCCAAACAGCCAGCATGCCACACTGGTAAGCGTACTCGATGCAATTAAAGCCCAGACCAGTGCCCCGGTTTCTTTAGGTGAAACACTGAAGTAA
- a CDS encoding family 20 glycosylhydrolase codes for MLARFKPLLCGVFISLLVIPAVQAQPFDQTPILMPMPASLVQSAQTLALDKPLTLSLNGLSPQRSAFIKTYYQQQFSDFGYQVSPVTTEAALPIVVAVGHSQASTYRLPMLNQNEQYQLSISKTGVVISAPAEFGALNALATLSQLLYFARDSRELALLQIEDSPRFPWRGLLLDSVRHFISVAAIKRQLRGMAAAKLNVFHWHLTDDQGWRFASKAYPKLHKLASDGQYYTQAEIKEVVQYASHLGIRVVPELDVPGHASAIAVAYPELMTQVKPYQMEDGWGVFEPLLDPSKPQVYDFIDAMVAELATLFPDPYLHIGGDEVHPKHWQESKRVQAYMDKHQLATSADLQAHFNAKVQAILRRHNKKMMGWDEIFHPALDKDVMIQSWRGKASLSQIAAQGYPALLSAGFYIDQPQPTDYHYRNEPFDTGLHRAHPLEESETFQAWDFTMPRLKGSAVTGKLVLVSEQNTLRHAYIQLNDQPFKQAQLDSHLIPYDAGMSRLNAIIDSWMGPTRAQLTLSPEAGLSGRILIGNAVYPVSGNLDPHFTHADLTNMPFLSAMSAQAQRNILGGEATLWSELVTEQNLDVRSWPRLFAIAERLWSERTRTDTEHMYQRLLPVSDFADAIGLHHKKQFRHGLSSVLAQHNSPGNLALLMRFAEQLEPASYYTRHHIKYQQGLYHQNAPLTQLVDFLPVESPALIQLYQQLAQFRRGDRNMLQRIESQLTIWQADYRQLAHLLRQIPELNALSKPLEQAQEVNDISLAVIRSCIVQKSIPETEVQQLATRLHSIQRHGVEVVVATGLFSEHLLNACRD; via the coding sequence ATGTTGGCTCGATTTAAGCCTTTGCTGTGTGGCGTGTTTATAAGTTTACTGGTGATCCCTGCCGTTCAGGCGCAACCATTTGACCAGACGCCCATTTTGATGCCTATGCCAGCTTCCTTGGTGCAGTCGGCGCAAACGCTGGCATTAGATAAGCCGCTGACACTCTCGCTTAACGGCTTGTCGCCACAGCGCAGCGCGTTTATTAAAACCTACTATCAGCAACAATTCTCCGATTTTGGGTATCAGGTGTCGCCGGTCACCACCGAAGCGGCTTTGCCCATAGTCGTAGCAGTCGGACACTCACAGGCCTCCACTTATCGCCTCCCAATGCTTAACCAGAATGAGCAGTATCAGCTGAGTATCAGCAAAACAGGCGTAGTTATTAGCGCACCTGCTGAGTTTGGTGCTCTCAATGCGCTGGCAACGCTCAGCCAGTTATTATATTTCGCCCGTGACAGCCGTGAACTGGCGCTGTTGCAGATAGAAGATAGCCCCCGCTTTCCCTGGCGTGGACTGCTGCTCGACAGCGTCCGCCATTTTATTTCCGTCGCAGCGATTAAACGCCAACTGCGCGGCATGGCTGCGGCCAAGCTGAATGTGTTTCACTGGCACCTGACAGACGATCAGGGCTGGCGTTTTGCCTCCAAAGCGTATCCAAAACTACATAAGCTTGCCTCAGACGGTCAGTACTATACGCAGGCAGAGATCAAAGAGGTGGTGCAGTACGCCAGTCATCTGGGGATCCGGGTGGTGCCGGAGCTTGATGTGCCCGGACATGCCTCTGCCATTGCGGTTGCCTATCCGGAGTTAATGACTCAGGTTAAGCCTTATCAGATGGAAGATGGCTGGGGGGTGTTTGAACCGCTGCTCGACCCAAGCAAACCCCAAGTATATGACTTTATCGACGCCATGGTTGCTGAGCTTGCCACGCTTTTTCCGGATCCTTACTTGCACATAGGCGGAGACGAAGTTCATCCAAAACACTGGCAGGAAAGTAAACGGGTGCAGGCCTATATGGACAAACATCAGCTCGCCACAAGCGCCGACTTACAAGCACATTTCAACGCTAAGGTGCAGGCTATCTTGCGCCGTCATAACAAAAAAATGATGGGCTGGGATGAGATTTTCCACCCGGCACTGGACAAAGATGTAATGATCCAGTCGTGGCGCGGCAAGGCCAGCCTGAGCCAGATCGCCGCCCAAGGCTATCCCGCCCTGTTGTCAGCCGGTTTTTACATCGACCAGCCACAGCCGACTGACTACCATTATCGCAATGAGCCGTTTGATACCGGTTTGCATCGCGCGCATCCGCTTGAAGAGAGTGAGACCTTTCAGGCCTGGGACTTCACTATGCCCCGGCTCAAAGGCAGTGCGGTGACAGGCAAACTGGTGCTGGTGTCTGAGCAAAACACGCTGCGCCATGCCTATATCCAACTCAACGACCAGCCATTTAAGCAGGCGCAACTCGATAGCCACTTAATACCCTATGATGCCGGTATGTCACGGCTCAACGCCATCATCGACAGCTGGATGGGTCCGACCCGGGCACAGCTGACACTGAGTCCTGAGGCTGGGTTGTCGGGCCGGATCCTTATCGGTAACGCCGTTTATCCGGTCTCGGGAAACTTAGATCCACATTTTACTCATGCTGACTTGACCAATATGCCATTCCTGAGCGCGATGAGTGCCCAGGCGCAGCGCAATATTCTCGGTGGCGAGGCGACCCTCTGGAGTGAGCTGGTGACTGAACAAAACCTGGATGTACGCAGCTGGCCACGTTTGTTTGCCATCGCAGAACGGCTTTGGTCTGAGCGTACTCGGACAGACACAGAGCACATGTACCAAAGGTTGTTACCTGTCTCAGACTTTGCCGATGCCATTGGCCTGCACCATAAAAAGCAGTTCAGACACGGGCTCAGTAGCGTGCTGGCACAGCACAACAGCCCTGGCAACCTGGCGTTGCTGATGCGCTTTGCGGAGCAACTTGAACCTGCCAGTTATTACACGCGCCATCACATAAAATATCAGCAGGGCTTGTATCATCAAAATGCACCATTGACTCAGCTGGTCGACTTTCTGCCGGTAGAAAGCCCGGCTCTGATCCAGCTCTATCAGCAATTAGCACAATTCAGACGCGGTGATCGCAACATGTTGCAGCGCATAGAGAGCCAGCTGACAATCTGGCAAGCAGACTATCGCCAGTTAGCGCATTTGCTGCGACAGATCCCGGAGCTGAACGCACTTTCAAAACCACTAGAGCAGGCACAGGAAGTTAATGACATCAGCCTGGCAGTGATCCGTAGCTGCATAGTGCAGAAATCTATACCAGAAACCGAAGTACAGCAATTGGCGACTCGATTGCACAGCATTCAGCGTCACGGCGTGGAAGTGGTGGTCGCGACCGGACTATTCAGCGAGCATTTACTAAACGCTTGCCGGGACTAA
- a CDS encoding Crp/Fnr family transcriptional regulator, whose protein sequence is MDTSHFALLHTTLNRVSALDQSLTARLAHAMHIQHYPANATIFACGDTVKTVSFLLDGIGRYFYLDSQGNERNKSLVQPGGAFTSVSSLVTGCPSPFATQAITHCTTAKIHYSTLLELSEQHVEVATFVRCLYERLVIKKEQREAAFLMQSATERYQAFLLEFSDTCHQIPLRQVAMYLGITDVALSRIRNQLGLT, encoded by the coding sequence ATGGATACGTCTCATTTTGCTTTGCTACACACGACATTGAACCGAGTCTCTGCGCTCGACCAATCATTGACAGCCCGCCTGGCTCACGCCATGCATATACAGCATTACCCGGCAAACGCCACGATTTTTGCCTGTGGTGACACAGTTAAGACCGTCTCTTTTTTACTGGACGGGATTGGCCGCTATTTCTACCTGGATAGCCAAGGTAACGAACGTAATAAATCTCTGGTCCAGCCGGGCGGCGCTTTTACCAGCGTCAGCTCACTGGTAACCGGTTGCCCAAGCCCATTTGCAACCCAAGCCATCACCCACTGCACCACGGCAAAGATTCACTACAGCACACTGCTCGAATTGTCTGAACAACACGTCGAGGTAGCTACTTTTGTCAGGTGCCTGTATGAGCGCCTGGTGATTAAAAAAGAGCAACGCGAAGCTGCTTTTTTAATGCAAAGTGCCACTGAACGCTATCAGGCATTTTTACTCGAATTCAGTGATACCTGCCACCAGATCCCGCTGCGCCAGGTTGCCATGTATCTGGGGATCACCGATGTTGCCTTGTCCAGAATAAGAAACCAGCTGGGCTTAACCTAA
- a CDS encoding DEAD/DEAH box helicase: MSFSSLGLSPEINQAVVDQGYSTPTPIQEQAIPAILQGRDIMAAAQTGTGKTAGFTLPMLELLSNKAKVQANQVRALILTPTRELADQVWQSVELYSKHLTLSCQVVYGGVKINPQMMKLRKGADVLVATPGRLLDLYQQNAVKFDQLDIFVLDEADRMLDMGFIHDIKRLIKLLPPRRQNLLFSATFSDDIRALAKGLIQDPVEISVAPANSTAKSVTQWVYPVDKSRRTALLKHLLTSHGWQQVLVFTRTKHGANRLVRDLEKAKINAAAIHGNKSQSARMKALAGFKSGELRVLVATDIVARGLDIQELPHVVNFDLPNVYEDYVHRIGRTGRAGATGEAVSFVSEDVAGDLFGIERLIQQVIPRVVEPGFEPQNPVPESKLDTRPVKPKKPKKPKKPKTSDTEQTAQSKPANKPKNGQKPQSGNDKQGAPKRRRRRPTNGQSKPATQHKHRTNSQQS, translated from the coding sequence ATGAGCTTCAGCAGTCTCGGCTTATCTCCCGAAATTAATCAAGCCGTAGTCGATCAGGGCTACTCAACGCCAACCCCCATTCAGGAGCAAGCCATTCCCGCCATCCTGCAGGGACGAGATATTATGGCAGCAGCCCAAACGGGCACAGGGAAAACCGCAGGCTTTACCCTGCCAATGCTGGAGCTGTTGAGCAACAAGGCCAAAGTTCAGGCCAATCAAGTCAGAGCTTTGATCCTCACACCCACGCGCGAGCTGGCCGATCAGGTCTGGCAAAGTGTTGAGCTGTACAGTAAACACCTGACTTTATCCTGCCAGGTTGTGTACGGCGGCGTGAAGATCAACCCGCAAATGATGAAACTGCGCAAAGGTGCCGATGTCCTGGTTGCAACGCCAGGCCGACTGCTCGATTTGTACCAGCAAAACGCGGTAAAATTCGACCAGCTGGACATTTTTGTACTCGATGAAGCAGACCGAATGCTGGACATGGGCTTTATCCACGACATCAAACGTCTGATCAAACTGCTGCCTCCGCGCCGTCAGAACCTGCTGTTTTCGGCCACCTTCTCCGATGATATTCGCGCACTGGCGAAAGGACTTATCCAGGATCCGGTCGAAATATCGGTGGCTCCGGCGAACAGCACCGCCAAAAGCGTCACCCAATGGGTGTACCCGGTCGATAAAAGTCGTCGCACTGCCTTGCTCAAACACCTGCTGACAAGCCATGGCTGGCAACAGGTGCTGGTCTTTACCCGCACCAAACACGGCGCTAACAGACTGGTGCGCGACTTGGAAAAGGCTAAGATCAATGCCGCGGCCATTCATGGCAACAAAAGTCAGAGTGCACGTATGAAGGCACTTGCCGGGTTTAAGAGTGGCGAGTTACGGGTCCTGGTCGCCACTGACATCGTCGCGCGCGGCCTGGATATTCAGGAGCTCCCCCACGTTGTTAACTTTGACTTACCTAATGTCTATGAAGACTATGTTCACCGAATTGGCCGTACAGGCCGTGCCGGCGCAACCGGCGAAGCGGTTTCTTTTGTCAGCGAAGACGTTGCCGGTGACTTGTTTGGCATTGAGCGACTTATTCAGCAAGTGATCCCGCGCGTGGTTGAGCCTGGCTTTGAGCCACAAAACCCGGTGCCAGAGTCCAAGCTGGATACGCGCCCCGTTAAGCCAAAAAAACCCAAAAAGCCAAAGAAACCAAAAACGTCGGACACTGAGCAAACGGCACAAAGCAAACCGGCAAACAAGCCAAAAAATGGCCAGAAACCACAATCCGGCAACGACAAGCAGGGTGCGCCAAAGCGCCGCAGAAGACGTCCGACAAATGGTCAGTCAAAGCCTGCAACACAGCATAAGCACAGAACGAACTCACAGCAGTCATAG
- a CDS encoding type B 50S ribosomal protein L31 — protein sequence MKPDIHPDYHLVAFHDTSVDKYFIVGSTIKTDRTVEVDGVTYPYVPIDVSSESHPFYTGKQKLVASDGRVAQFNRRFKNLAGKKG from the coding sequence ATGAAGCCAGATATCCACCCTGATTACCACTTAGTTGCCTTTCACGATACCTCAGTAGACAAGTATTTTATTGTGGGCTCCACCATCAAGACCGACCGCACGGTAGAGGTGGACGGCGTGACTTATCCATACGTACCTATCGATGTATCGAGCGAGTCTCACCCTTTCTATACCGGTAAACAAAAACTGGTTGCCAGCGATGGTCGGGTGGCCCAGTTTAACCGCCGCTTTAAGAATCTGGCTGGTAAAAAAGGATAA
- a CDS encoding twin-arginine translocation signal domain-containing protein, whose protein sequence is MSHHSRRHFIKNLAAGTLAGAFAGTVQAQTLLTPREMEGPYYPITPQKDQDADLTRVAGKSGVAQGTHIEIAGQIFDHEGNTVEDVTLDLWQANTFGKYHHPHDNSDAPVDEHFQAWAIIQSGKQGRFRFKTVFPGAYPLNAASQRTPHIHLKAAKLGYDSLLTQLYFPDHPLNQKDGLFMRKSAQEQALMTVRRTERENHYLYNLILQKIPL, encoded by the coding sequence ATGTCGCATCATTCCAGACGTCACTTTATTAAAAACCTTGCCGCGGGAACGCTGGCAGGCGCATTTGCAGGCACTGTACAAGCACAAACGCTACTGACTCCCAGAGAAATGGAGGGACCTTATTACCCCATTACCCCACAAAAAGACCAAGATGCCGATCTCACCCGGGTGGCTGGCAAGTCAGGTGTGGCCCAGGGAACGCATATAGAAATAGCCGGACAAATATTTGATCATGAGGGAAATACCGTTGAAGATGTCACGTTGGACCTGTGGCAGGCCAATACCTTTGGAAAGTACCATCACCCTCACGATAACAGCGATGCCCCTGTCGATGAGCACTTCCAGGCATGGGCCATAATTCAAAGTGGTAAACAAGGGCGATTTCGTTTCAAAACCGTATTTCCCGGCGCCTACCCGCTCAATGCTGCTAGCCAGCGCACGCCCCACATTCACCTGAAAGCAGCCAAGCTGGGTTACGACTCCTTACTGACTCAGTTGTACTTTCCGGATCATCCATTAAATCAAAAAGATGGTCTGTTTATGCGTAAAAGCGCACAAGAGCAGGCGCTGATGACGGTCAGACGAACTGAGCGAGAAAATCATTACCTGTACAACCTGATATTACAAAAAATTCCACTATGA
- the dbpA gene encoding ATP-dependent RNA helicase DbpA produces the protein MSTSTPFSSINLSSSLQENLTSLGYHTMTDIQAQTLPEILAGKDVIGQGKTGSGKTAAFALGLLHNLRVKRFRVQALVVCPTRELADQVAVEIRKLARAIHNIKVLTLCGGAPMGPQIGSLEHGAHIVVGTPGRIEEHLRKGRLCLDEVNTFVLDEADRMLEMGFEEALECIVSHCPEQRQNLLFSATYPAKIEQLVGHIMREPVKIEVVVQHDHSTIEQHFFEVADNDERDITLHKLLRQHQPDAAVVFCNTKAQCQDVSDMLQDHGFDCAALHGDLDQKDRDKTLVRFANRSLTVLVATDVAARGIDVDHVDMVINYHIAHDPEVHVHRIGRTGRAGKTGVACSLMSYKESHKVNMLEDYLNLRIEPTPLPGEQVLSNQVHRAPMVTIQIDGGKKAKLRPGDILGALTANQALRGDQIGKIKVTAMSSYVAVERKYANQAVKVIGEGKMKGRNFRARKLTR, from the coding sequence ATGAGCACCTCAACGCCCTTTTCCAGCATTAATTTGTCTTCGTCTTTACAAGAGAACCTGACATCTCTTGGCTACCACACCATGACCGATATTCAGGCACAGACACTGCCCGAGATTTTGGCTGGTAAAGACGTTATCGGTCAGGGAAAAACCGGCTCAGGCAAAACCGCCGCATTTGCGCTTGGTCTGCTCCACAACCTGAGGGTGAAGCGCTTTCGGGTTCAGGCGCTGGTTGTGTGTCCCACCCGGGAGCTAGCAGATCAGGTGGCTGTTGAGATCCGTAAGCTGGCACGGGCCATTCATAACATTAAAGTACTGACCTTGTGCGGCGGCGCTCCAATGGGCCCCCAAATTGGCTCGCTGGAACATGGTGCTCATATCGTTGTGGGTACACCCGGACGGATTGAAGAACATTTGCGTAAAGGTCGCCTGTGCTTAGACGAGGTCAATACCTTTGTGCTGGATGAAGCCGACCGGATGCTGGAAATGGGCTTTGAAGAAGCGCTGGAGTGCATCGTGTCGCACTGCCCTGAGCAGCGACAAAACCTGCTATTTAGCGCCACCTACCCGGCCAAAATAGAGCAGCTGGTCGGCCATATAATGCGCGAACCGGTCAAAATTGAAGTGGTGGTTCAGCATGATCACAGCACCATAGAGCAACATTTTTTTGAGGTTGCCGACAACGACGAGCGAGACATCACACTACACAAATTGCTACGCCAGCATCAACCCGATGCCGCCGTGGTATTTTGTAATACCAAAGCACAGTGCCAGGATGTCAGCGATATGCTGCAAGACCATGGCTTTGACTGTGCGGCACTGCATGGCGATCTGGACCAAAAAGACCGGGATAAAACCCTGGTACGTTTTGCTAATCGCAGTTTAACTGTGCTGGTTGCAACGGATGTGGCAGCACGTGGGATAGACGTCGACCATGTTGATATGGTGATCAACTATCACATTGCCCACGACCCGGAAGTGCACGTTCATCGTATCGGCCGCACCGGTCGGGCAGGCAAAACCGGCGTAGCCTGCTCACTGATGAGCTATAAAGAGTCTCACAAAGTGAATATGCTCGAAGACTACCTAAACCTGCGTATCGAGCCGACGCCGCTGCCTGGCGAACAGGTACTTTCGAACCAGGTGCATCGTGCGCCTATGGTCACAATACAAATTGACGGTGGTAAAAAGGCCAAACTGCGTCCTGGCGACATTTTGGGTGCACTTACGGCCAATCAAGCCTTGCGCGGCGATCAGATTGGTAAGATTAAAGTCACCGCCATGTCTTCCTATGTGGCGGTAGAGCGCAAATACGCCAATCAGGCGGTGAAAGTGATCGGCGAAGGAAAAATGAAGGGTCGTAATTTCCGCGCTCGCAAGCTAACCCGCTAA
- the ykgO gene encoding type B 50S ribosomal protein L36, with product MKVLSSLKSAKSRPGCQVVKRRGRVYVICKDNPRFKAVQGKKKKR from the coding sequence ATGAAAGTACTCAGCTCACTGAAAAGTGCCAAATCTCGCCCGGGTTGCCAGGTGGTTAAACGCCGTGGCCGGGTATATGTGATCTGCAAAGATAACCCGCGCTTTAAAGCGGTTCAGGGTAAGAAGAAAAAGCGCTAA
- a CDS encoding methyltransferase family protein — MQRLLPPILLILFIITMLVGCWYSELTHRLLTPYNLLGLPVLLGGLALAQTAKGIFKQAKTNIMTFGEPNKLITQGPFAYSRNPMYLGMSSALLGCALLCGATLWSLGLTLLFIVVVDFWYIRHEEQAMRNKFAEDYEQYRARVRRWL, encoded by the coding sequence ATGCAGCGATTACTGCCACCAATATTACTGATACTTTTTATAATAACCATGCTAGTCGGTTGCTGGTACAGCGAACTGACTCACCGTCTGCTCACCCCTTACAACTTGCTCGGATTGCCTGTCTTGCTGGGAGGTCTTGCCCTGGCGCAAACGGCAAAAGGGATCTTTAAGCAGGCTAAGACTAACATCATGACGTTCGGTGAACCGAATAAACTGATCACCCAGGGACCATTTGCTTATTCGCGTAACCCCATGTACCTGGGGATGAGTAGTGCGCTATTAGGCTGTGCGCTGCTGTGCGGCGCTACGCTGTGGTCACTCGGGTTAACCCTGCTATTTATTGTGGTGGTCGACTTTTGGTACATACGCCATGAGGAACAGGCCATGCGCAATAAATTTGCTGAAGATTACGAGCAATATCGCGCGCGCGTCAGGCGATGGCTCTGA
- a CDS encoding helix-turn-helix domain-containing protein, giving the protein MDGRVKLNCHRLKELRKSLGLSQEKLACACQDQALCVSIATLKRAECGNRVYYRTAGDLARFYQIPVAELLSEQSG; this is encoded by the coding sequence ATGGACGGCAGAGTCAAACTCAATTGTCACCGGCTCAAGGAACTCAGAAAAAGCCTGGGCCTGAGTCAGGAAAAACTAGCCTGTGCATGTCAGGATCAAGCTTTGTGCGTGTCAATTGCCACGCTTAAACGCGCCGAATGCGGCAACCGAGTGTACTATCGCACCGCAGGCGACTTGGCACGTTTTTATCAAATCCCAGTCGCCGAGCTGCTCAGTGAGCAGTCAGGTTAA
- a CDS encoding DUF6482 family protein, giving the protein MTGKYSQQKPQALDLSLFNVRTKVEDKQATKEQGLLAHNTSQTKPARVTGTNHYSVTNQNIHGNEDMKLFYKDLATRKIDKLIINSLDQALYQAIVLINGAEHTVWKDEKTTLLTRNLTEMRELFEQFDINDIVLRHESAYDEMIGSEPKRNSNRLEVPLGKNPYALPKHLH; this is encoded by the coding sequence GTGACTGGCAAGTACAGTCAACAAAAGCCTCAGGCACTTGATCTTAGCCTGTTTAACGTTCGTACTAAGGTTGAGGATAAGCAAGCGACCAAAGAGCAGGGTTTGCTCGCTCACAATACATCTCAAACTAAACCAGCGCGAGTAACTGGCACAAACCATTACTCTGTTACCAACCAAAACATACATGGTAATGAAGACATGAAGCTATTCTATAAAGATCTGGCAACCAGAAAAATTGACAAGCTCATCATCAATTCCCTTGATCAGGCGCTGTACCAAGCAATTGTCCTAATCAATGGTGCAGAACATACCGTCTGGAAGGATGAAAAAACAACCCTGCTGACCAGAAACTTAACCGAGATGAGAGAGCTCTTTGAGCAATTTGATATCAATGATATCGTCCTCAGACATGAAAGCGCTTACGACGAAATGATTGGGTCTGAGCCGAAAAGAAACAGCAACAGACTAGAGGTCCCGCTAGGCAAAAACCCCTATGCTTTGCCCAAACACCTGCACTGA